A genomic window from Pseudomonadales bacterium includes:
- the greA gene encoding transcription elongation factor GreA, with protein sequence MPTPMTKEGAEALREELKQRKSVLRAEITQAIAEARAHGDLKENAEYHAAREQQSFNEGRIKEVEGKLADAQIIDISRIPPGDKVIFGVTVTLVDAETGTRMRYRIVGEDEADLKLGKISVMSPIARAVIGKSVGDVGVVETPNGRVEYEIDAVEHG encoded by the coding sequence ATGCCCACACCCATGACAAAAGAAGGCGCCGAGGCGCTGCGCGAGGAGCTCAAGCAGAGGAAATCGGTGCTGCGCGCTGAAATCACCCAGGCCATCGCCGAAGCCCGTGCGCACGGCGACCTGAAAGAAAACGCCGAATATCACGCGGCCCGCGAGCAGCAGAGCTTCAACGAAGGCCGGATCAAAGAGGTGGAAGGGAAGCTGGCCGATGCGCAGATCATCGACATCAGTCGGATACCGCCGGGCGACAAGGTGATATTCGGCGTCACGGTGACCCTCGTAGACGCGGAAACAGGAACCCGGATGCGTTATCGGATCGTCGGTGAAGATGAGGCGGATCTGAAGCTTGGCAAGATCTCGGTCATGTCACCGATTGCCCGGGCGGTAATCGGTAAGAGTGTGGGTGATGTGGGCGTGGTTGAAACACCGAATGGCCGGGTCGAATACGAGATCGACGCGGTGGAGCATGGTTAG
- the yhbY gene encoding ribosome assembly RNA-binding protein YhbY, which yields MDNQTRRQLKQIAHHLHPIVTVGDAGVSAAVIAEADRTLKDHELIKVKIHGEDRDERELMGETLAAACTAAIVQKIGKVIVLFRRNPEANPNLSNLARSRATR from the coding sequence TTGGACAATCAGACCCGGCGCCAGCTCAAGCAGATCGCCCATCACCTGCATCCCATCGTCACCGTAGGGGATGCCGGCGTAAGCGCTGCCGTGATCGCCGAAGCCGATCGGACTCTGAAGGATCACGAACTCATCAAAGTGAAGATTCATGGCGAGGATCGGGACGAACGCGAGCTGATGGGCGAGACACTGGCCGCCGCCTGCACCGCTGCAATCGTGCAGAAGATCGGCAAGGTGATCGTACTGTTCCGCCGCAACCCCGAGGCCAATCCGAATCTGTCGAACCTTGCCCGCAGCAGGGCCACACGCTGA
- the dapB gene encoding 4-hydroxy-tetrahydrodipicolinate reductase has translation MRIAVTGAAGRMGRTLIALIDAAPDLTLGAAFERSDNPAIGADAGAQAGVGELGVSIAADVASRLDAFDVLVDFSVPAASLEFLAACRTGGRRMVIGTTGFDAEGQRVIEAAAAEIAILKSPNMSVGVNVCFKLIELAARVLGDEVDVEVIEAHHRDKIDAPSGTAVRMGEILAAALDRNLETDAIYGRQGVTGPRARRTIGFSTVRGGDIVGEHTVLYAGTGERIEITHRAQSRANFAQGALRGARFLAGQPRGLFDMQDVLGLAGSLR, from the coding sequence ATGCGTATCGCCGTGACCGGTGCAGCCGGCCGCATGGGCAGGACGCTGATCGCGTTGATCGATGCCGCACCGGATCTGACCCTGGGTGCCGCCTTCGAGCGATCCGACAATCCGGCGATCGGCGCCGATGCCGGTGCGCAGGCGGGTGTAGGTGAACTCGGGGTCAGCATTGCTGCTGATGTTGCCTCCCGTCTCGACGCTTTCGATGTCCTCGTCGACTTCAGTGTGCCGGCGGCTTCCCTCGAATTCCTGGCTGCCTGTCGCACCGGTGGTCGCCGGATGGTCATCGGCACCACCGGATTCGACGCCGAGGGGCAGCGGGTCATCGAGGCGGCGGCAGCCGAGATCGCCATCCTGAAATCACCCAACATGAGCGTTGGTGTGAATGTCTGTTTCAAGCTCATCGAACTCGCTGCCCGGGTACTGGGTGATGAGGTCGATGTGGAAGTGATCGAAGCCCATCACCGGGACAAGATCGATGCGCCCTCGGGTACCGCTGTCCGCATGGGAGAAATTCTCGCGGCTGCACTGGACCGGAATCTGGAGACAGACGCAATCTACGGTCGCCAGGGGGTCACCGGTCCGCGCGCGCGCCGGACCATCGGATTCTCGACCGTGCGGGGTGGTGACATCGTCGGTGAGCATACTGTGCTGTACGCGGGCACCGGCGAGCGCATCGAGATCACCCATCGTGCCCAGAGCCGGGCGAACTTCGCCCAGGGCGCATTGCGCGGTGCGCGCTTTCTCGCCGGACAGCCTCGGGGTCTGTTCGATATGCAGGATGTACTAGGCTTGGCGGGGTCGCTCCGGTAG
- a CDS encoding RlmE family RNA methyltransferase, with protein MSQRKDSKKGIRRSKSGSRSKSSARWLERQRKDPFARKASTQGRISRAHFKLEQLDARFRLLKPGMRVLELGAAPGGWTQYVESRIGGSGLLVACDYRPIAAAAATRVVVGEVGAPEVDEQVDKALESGKVDLVLSDMAPNISGIRAADQARSMHLVEVAEAAARRWLKPTGTLVVKIFQGGGVEEWIRQMRKQYAGFKVVKPEASRSDSREMYAVAERFRDLG; from the coding sequence ATGAGTCAGCGCAAAGATTCGAAAAAAGGCATCCGCCGCAGCAAAAGCGGCAGCCGCAGTAAGTCCAGTGCACGCTGGCTCGAGCGGCAGCGGAAGGATCCTTTTGCCCGGAAGGCCAGCACCCAGGGCAGGATCTCCCGGGCGCATTTCAAGCTTGAGCAGCTGGATGCGCGCTTCCGGCTCCTGAAACCCGGGATGCGGGTGCTCGAGCTGGGTGCGGCGCCCGGCGGCTGGACACAGTATGTGGAAAGCCGCATCGGCGGGAGCGGTCTGCTGGTTGCCTGCGACTATCGGCCGATCGCGGCGGCGGCCGCAACCCGGGTCGTGGTGGGGGAGGTCGGCGCGCCGGAAGTCGATGAGCAGGTGGATAAAGCGCTCGAAAGCGGGAAGGTGGACCTTGTTTTGTCTGATATGGCCCCAAATATCAGTGGTATCCGCGCTGCAGATCAGGCCCGTTCGATGCATCTCGTGGAGGTCGCCGAAGCCGCCGCCCGGCGCTGGTTGAAACCGACGGGCACACTTGTGGTCAAGATATTCCAGGGCGGTGGTGTGGAAGAATGGATCCGGCAGATGCGCAAGCAGTATGCGGGATTCAAGGTGGTCAAGCCGGAAGCGTCCCGGAGTGATTCTAGGGAAATGTACGCAG
- the carB gene encoding carbamoyl-phosphate synthase large subunit, which produces MPKRTDLKSILIIGAGPIVIGQACEFDYSGAQACKALRDEGYRVILVNSNPATIMTDPAMADATYIEPVEWSTIERIIDKERPDALLPTMGGQTALNCALDLVREGVLEKYGVELIGASQDAIDKAEDRERFDRAMKRIGLNTARSAIAHSMEEAIQVQSQLGFPCIIRPSFTLGGSGGGIAYNQEEFEEICERGLDLSPTNELLIDESLLGWKEFEMEVVRDRRDNCIIVCSIENFDPMGVHTGDSITVAPAQTLTDKEYQIMRNASIAVLREIGVETGGSNVQFAINPDDGRMVVIEMNPRVSRSSALASKATGFPIAKIAAKLAVGFTLDELINDITGITPASFEPSIDYVVTKIPRFTFEKFPQADSRLTTQMKSVGEVMAIGRTFQESLQKALRGLETGMSGFDPVLDQKGEDVRGTLRRELASPSAERIWYIAEAFRLDMTIAEIFELTKVDPWFLAEIEDLIRSEGAVMNSTLAGIDKGTMYQLKRQGFSDARLAKLLSVSGAKLQEQAVREHRLKLGVRPVYRRVDTCAAEFPSSTAYMYSTYEEECESAPSDRPKIMVLGGGPNRIGQGIEFDYCCVHAALAMREDGYETIMVNCNPETVSTDYDTSDRLYFEPVTLEDVLSIAEIERPEGVIVQFGGQTPLKLAEDLERAGVPIIGTTPDAIDRAEDRERFQSLIEKLGLRQPSNRTAVDAESAVAGARAVGFPIVVRPSYVLGGRAMEIVYNEEELLRYMTQAVIVSNDSPVLLDRFLDQAVEVDVDAVCDGEQVVIGAIMQHIEQAGVHSGDSACALPPYRLDAAIQDRIREQVKAMALELGVVGLMNVQLAVQENEIFVLEVNPRASRTVPFVSKCIGVSLAKVAARCMAGKSLADQAFTREIIPTTFNVKESVFPFNKFPGVDPILGPEMKSTGEVMGVGDSFAEAFAKAVAATGVRLPDGGRAFLSVKESDQHNLITIARDMVDLGFRLVGTHGTAKVLQEAGVPIEIVHKVGQGRPNVSDLLKNEQIDLIVNTTEGHQSIRDSALIRRLALRNKVCYTTTLAAGEAYCIAIRYERSKGVEQVRRLQDLHRLTA; this is translated from the coding sequence ATGCCTAAGCGCACAGACCTCAAGTCCATTCTGATTATCGGCGCAGGCCCCATCGTCATCGGTCAGGCCTGTGAGTTCGACTATTCCGGAGCCCAGGCCTGCAAGGCGCTGCGGGATGAAGGCTATCGGGTGATTCTGGTGAATTCGAATCCGGCCACCATCATGACCGACCCGGCCATGGCGGATGCCACCTATATAGAGCCGGTGGAGTGGTCGACCATCGAACGCATCATCGACAAGGAGCGGCCGGACGCCCTGCTCCCCACCATGGGTGGCCAGACGGCGCTCAATTGTGCGCTGGATCTGGTACGTGAAGGCGTTCTGGAAAAATACGGTGTCGAACTCATCGGCGCCAGTCAGGATGCGATTGACAAGGCAGAGGACCGGGAACGGTTCGATCGTGCGATGAAGCGCATCGGCCTCAACACTGCGCGTTCAGCGATCGCCCACAGCATGGAGGAGGCGATCCAGGTCCAGAGTCAGCTCGGTTTTCCCTGCATCATCCGGCCGTCCTTCACCCTCGGTGGCAGTGGTGGCGGTATCGCCTACAACCAGGAAGAGTTCGAGGAAATCTGCGAGCGGGGACTCGACCTTTCACCGACCAATGAGCTGCTGATCGATGAATCACTGCTCGGCTGGAAAGAATTCGAGATGGAAGTGGTGCGCGACAGGCGCGACAACTGCATCATCGTGTGTTCCATCGAAAACTTCGATCCGATGGGTGTGCATACCGGCGACAGCATCACTGTGGCACCGGCCCAGACCCTGACAGACAAGGAATACCAGATCATGCGCAATGCATCGATCGCGGTACTCCGCGAAATCGGCGTGGAGACCGGTGGGTCGAACGTGCAGTTCGCCATCAATCCGGACGATGGCCGGATGGTGGTGATCGAAATGAATCCCCGGGTGTCACGTTCCTCCGCACTGGCTTCGAAGGCGACCGGATTCCCGATTGCGAAAATCGCCGCGAAGCTGGCCGTCGGTTTCACCCTGGATGAACTGATCAACGACATCACCGGCATCACCCCGGCATCTTTCGAACCCTCGATCGATTATGTGGTGACCAAGATACCGCGCTTCACCTTTGAGAAGTTTCCCCAGGCGGACAGCCGCCTGACGACCCAGATGAAGTCGGTGGGCGAAGTCATGGCCATCGGCCGGACGTTCCAGGAGTCGCTGCAGAAAGCGCTGAGAGGTCTGGAAACCGGCATGAGCGGCTTCGACCCGGTACTGGATCAGAAAGGTGAAGATGTTCGCGGCACATTGCGGCGCGAACTCGCGAGCCCGAGCGCGGAAAGGATCTGGTATATCGCCGAGGCGTTCCGGCTGGATATGACCATTGCGGAGATATTCGAACTCACCAAAGTGGATCCCTGGTTCCTTGCGGAGATCGAAGATCTGATCCGCAGCGAAGGCGCGGTGATGAACAGTACTCTGGCCGGAATTGATAAAGGGACGATGTATCAGCTCAAGCGTCAGGGCTTCTCGGATGCCCGGCTGGCGAAACTGCTTTCAGTGAGTGGTGCGAAACTGCAGGAGCAGGCTGTGCGCGAGCACCGGCTGAAACTCGGCGTACGCCCCGTGTATCGCAGGGTTGATACCTGTGCGGCGGAATTTCCGTCCAGCACCGCCTACATGTACAGCACCTATGAAGAGGAATGCGAGTCCGCCCCCAGCGATAGACCCAAGATCATGGTGCTCGGTGGCGGGCCCAATCGGATCGGCCAGGGTATCGAGTTTGACTACTGCTGTGTGCATGCCGCCCTGGCGATGCGGGAAGACGGCTATGAAACCATCATGGTCAACTGCAATCCGGAGACGGTTTCCACCGACTACGATACTTCCGATCGACTGTACTTCGAGCCCGTGACCCTTGAAGACGTGCTGTCCATCGCAGAGATTGAGCGCCCGGAAGGGGTGATCGTGCAGTTCGGCGGCCAGACACCGCTGAAGCTGGCGGAAGACCTCGAGCGCGCCGGAGTGCCCATCATCGGGACCACGCCGGATGCCATCGACCGCGCGGAAGACAGGGAACGGTTCCAGAGTCTGATAGAGAAGCTCGGCCTGCGGCAGCCGTCGAATCGCACAGCGGTGGACGCGGAGTCCGCTGTCGCTGGCGCCCGGGCGGTTGGTTTCCCCATCGTGGTGCGACCGTCCTATGTGCTCGGCGGGCGCGCGATGGAGATCGTCTACAACGAAGAAGAACTGCTGCGTTACATGACCCAGGCGGTCATCGTTTCCAACGACTCTCCCGTGCTGCTCGATCGGTTTCTCGATCAGGCGGTGGAAGTGGATGTAGACGCGGTCTGTGACGGTGAACAGGTGGTGATCGGTGCGATCATGCAGCACATCGAGCAGGCCGGTGTGCACAGCGGGGATTCCGCCTGCGCGTTGCCACCGTACCGACTCGATGCGGCGATTCAGGATCGTATTCGCGAGCAGGTCAAAGCCATGGCCCTCGAACTCGGTGTCGTGGGGCTGATGAACGTGCAGCTGGCGGTGCAGGAGAACGAAATCTTCGTGCTCGAGGTGAACCCGCGGGCCTCGCGAACGGTGCCCTTCGTGTCGAAGTGTATCGGTGTATCTCTCGCCAAAGTGGCGGCGCGCTGCATGGCCGGGAAGTCGCTGGCCGATCAGGCGTTCACCCGGGAAATCATCCCGACGACTTTCAATGTGAAAGAGTCTGTTTTCCCCTTCAACAAGTTTCCCGGTGTAGACCCCATTCTCGGACCCGAAATGAAGTCGACCGGGGAGGTGATGGGCGTGGGCGACAGCTTCGCAGAAGCCTTCGCGAAAGCGGTTGCGGCTACCGGGGTGCGGCTGCCGGATGGGGGTCGCGCCTTTCTCAGCGTGAAGGAATCCGATCAGCACAATCTCATCACGATCGCCCGGGATATGGTGGATCTGGGCTTCCGGCTGGTCGGCACCCATGGCACGGCCAAGGTGCTGCAGGAAGCGGGTGTGCCGATTGAGATCGTCCACAAAGTGGGTCAGGGTCGACCCAATGTGAGCGATCTGCTGAAGAATGAACAGATCGATCTCATCGTCAATACCACCGAAGGCCACCAGTCCATCCGGGACTCCGCACTGATCCGTCGGCTCGCACTGCGCAACAAGGTCTGTTATACGACCACTCTGGCAGCAGGCGAGGCCTACTGTATCGCCATCCGCTATGAGCGCAGCAAAGGCGTCGAGCAGGTAAGACGCCTGCAGGACCTCCACAGGCTGACCGCCTGA
- the carA gene encoding glutamine-hydrolyzing carbamoyl-phosphate synthase small subunit, with protein MVTPAILALEDGSLFQGVSIGIEGTSVGEVVFNTAMTGYQEILTDPSYARQIITLTYPQIGNTGINPEDVESDRVWASGLVIRQTPRLASSWRMRETLGDYLRRERVVAIADVDTRRLTRLIREKGALAGCIAAGSAVTEAAALQEARAFPGLKGMDLAREVSREQSGTWTETGWVLGTGYGRQSAPKFHVVAYDFGVKRNILRLLAERGCRITVVPATTGAAAVLALEPDGVFLSNGPGDPEPCDYAISAIRSLLDADVPIFGICLGHQLLALASGARTMKMSHGHHGANHPVKDLDAERVIITSQNHGFAVDADSLPDCLEVTHTSLFDGTLQGVRRRDRPAFSFQGHPEASPGPQDCQYLFDRFIELMAARTGTSNA; from the coding sequence ATAGTGACACCGGCGATACTCGCCCTTGAAGACGGCAGCCTGTTCCAAGGGGTGTCGATCGGCATTGAGGGGACGAGTGTCGGGGAAGTCGTGTTCAACACGGCGATGACCGGCTATCAGGAAATCCTCACCGACCCTTCCTATGCGCGCCAGATCATCACCCTGACCTACCCTCAGATCGGCAACACCGGGATCAATCCCGAAGATGTCGAATCGGACAGGGTGTGGGCCAGCGGTCTGGTCATTCGTCAGACACCAAGACTCGCCAGCAGCTGGCGGATGCGGGAAACCCTGGGCGATTACCTGCGGCGTGAACGTGTCGTCGCCATCGCTGATGTGGACACGCGCCGGCTCACCCGGCTGATCCGGGAAAAAGGTGCCCTGGCGGGCTGCATCGCCGCCGGCTCGGCAGTCACCGAAGCTGCGGCCCTGCAGGAGGCCCGCGCGTTTCCCGGTCTGAAAGGCATGGATCTGGCGCGGGAAGTCAGCCGGGAACAGTCCGGCACCTGGACTGAAACGGGCTGGGTGCTGGGCACCGGATACGGGCGCCAATCGGCTCCGAAGTTCCACGTAGTCGCTTACGATTTTGGCGTGAAGCGCAACATACTGCGCCTGCTGGCAGAGCGGGGCTGTCGGATTACCGTGGTGCCTGCCACAACCGGCGCCGCTGCGGTACTCGCCCTCGAGCCGGACGGCGTCTTCCTCTCGAACGGGCCCGGCGATCCGGAACCCTGCGATTACGCCATCAGCGCCATCCGCAGTCTGCTGGATGCCGATGTGCCGATCTTCGGTATCTGTCTCGGCCATCAGCTGCTCGCACTGGCCAGTGGAGCGCGGACCATGAAGATGTCCCATGGCCACCACGGCGCAAATCATCCGGTGAAGGATCTCGATGCTGAGCGGGTGATCATCACCAGTCAGAACCACGGTTTCGCAGTGGATGCGGACTCCCTGCCCGACTGTCTGGAAGTCACCCATACCTCTCTGTTCGACGGCACGCTGCAGGGGGTACGGCGCAGAGACCGGCCGGCCTTCAGCTTTCAGGGGCACCCCGAAGCGAGCCCCGGCCCTCAGGACTGCCAGTACCTGTTCGACCGCTTCATCGAATTGATGGCTGCACGCACGGGAACTTCGAATGCCTAA